The Faecalibacterium prausnitzii genome includes a window with the following:
- the cbiE gene encoding precorrin-6y C5,15-methyltransferase (decarboxylating) subunit CbiE codes for MVTLIGMGAGLPGSLTAEGLAALQQADLILGARRLLEHLPDGCTEHRKALYKPEEILTCLAEHPEGDTALLYSGDTGFYSGASGLLPMLRACGISCRVLPGISSVQLLAAAVGRPWQDWKLVSAHGCACDPVAECLTADGRPVFFLTGGSETPATLCRTLTAAGLGQAHALVGEQLGSPEEKIFFGTAQEVSQKSTASLSVLLIEHLPQPPRRCAGFPDEAFLRGDVPMTKQEVRAAALAKLAVRPTDTLWDVGAGTGSVSVELALAAPRGRVYAVECDPEACALIRKNRERFAAWNLTLIEGKAPQALEALPAPDAVFLGGTKGSMEAVVDAVLAKNPQARLCISAIALETLSAAVAALTARGLTAEVTQIAVSRTKPAGRLHLLMANNPIFLITGERK; via the coding sequence ATGGTCACACTGATTGGAATGGGAGCCGGACTGCCCGGCTCCCTGACCGCCGAAGGGCTTGCGGCTCTGCAACAGGCCGACCTCATTTTAGGCGCCCGGCGGCTGCTGGAGCACCTGCCGGACGGCTGCACCGAACACCGGAAGGCGCTGTACAAACCGGAGGAGATCCTGACCTGCCTTGCGGAGCATCCGGAGGGAGACACAGCCCTGCTTTACAGCGGCGACACCGGATTTTATTCCGGGGCTTCCGGGCTGCTGCCCATGCTGCGGGCCTGCGGCATCTCCTGCCGCGTCCTGCCCGGCATCTCCAGCGTCCAGCTACTCGCGGCGGCGGTCGGCCGCCCCTGGCAGGACTGGAAACTCGTCTCCGCCCACGGCTGTGCCTGCGACCCGGTGGCCGAGTGCCTGACGGCGGATGGCCGACCGGTCTTCTTCCTGACCGGCGGCTCCGAGACCCCTGCCACCCTCTGCCGCACTCTGACCGCCGCCGGGCTGGGGCAGGCCCATGCGCTGGTCGGCGAACAGCTCGGCTCACCGGAGGAGAAGATCTTCTTCGGCACCGCGCAGGAAGTTTCGCAAAAAAGCACGGCATCCCTGAGCGTTCTGCTCATCGAACATCTGCCCCAGCCGCCCCGGCGCTGTGCCGGGTTCCCGGACGAAGCCTTTCTCCGGGGAGATGTCCCCATGACGAAGCAGGAAGTCCGCGCTGCCGCGCTGGCAAAGCTGGCCGTCCGCCCCACGGACACGCTGTGGGATGTGGGGGCCGGTACCGGCAGTGTCAGTGTGGAACTGGCCCTTGCCGCCCCCCGCGGGCGGGTCTATGCCGTGGAATGCGACCCGGAGGCCTGCGCTCTGATCCGGAAGAACCGGGAGCGTTTCGCAGCCTGGAATCTGACCCTCATCGAGGGGAAAGCCCCCCAGGCGCTGGAAGCTCTGCCCGCCCCGGACGCCGTCTTCCTCGGCGGCACCAAGGGCAGCATGGAGGCCGTGGTGGACGCTGTGCTGGCCAAAAACCCGCAGGCCCGCCTCTGCATCTCCGCCATCGCGCTGGAAACGCTGAGCGCCGCCGTTGCGGCCCTGACGGCGCGGGGTCTCACCGCCGAAGTCACCCAGATCGCTGTCAGCCGCACAAAACCGGCGGGCCGGCTGCATCTGCTGATGGCCAACAACCCCATCTTCCTCATCACAGGTGAACGCAAATGA
- a CDS encoding FecCD family ABC transporter permease: MTTKKRLLFSYGILAVLLAVLFAANLFWGSVALTPEAVFSALLGRGQDALSVRIITQLRLPRAVMVVLLGAALSAAGYLLQTFFANPIAGPFVMGISSGAKLAVALVMVVFLNQGLLTSSLTLILAAFAGAMAAMAFVLAVSRRVQRMSILVICGVMIGYICSAITEFVVAFAQDSNIVNLHNWSQGSFSGMTWGNVRAAALVVLPALAAAFCLSKPMSAYQMGEAYAQSVGVNVKRFSRTLVLLSSLLAACVTAFAGPISFVGIAVPHLVKQLLGSARPLFVLPGCCLGGAAFCLLCDLIARSLFAPTELSISAVTAVFGAPVVIWLLIRRNQEGAR, encoded by the coding sequence ATGACTACCAAAAAACGCCTCCTCTTCTCCTATGGCATCCTGGCCGTTCTGCTGGCGGTGCTCTTTGCCGCCAACCTCTTCTGGGGCAGCGTGGCACTGACGCCGGAGGCCGTGTTTTCGGCCCTGCTGGGCCGCGGGCAGGACGCGCTCTCGGTGCGCATCATCACCCAGCTGCGTCTGCCCCGCGCCGTGATGGTCGTGTTGCTGGGCGCAGCGCTCTCGGCGGCGGGCTATCTGTTGCAGACCTTTTTCGCCAACCCCATCGCCGGGCCCTTCGTCATGGGCATTTCCAGCGGGGCCAAGCTGGCGGTAGCGCTGGTCATGGTGGTGTTCCTGAACCAGGGGCTGCTCACAAGCTCCCTCACCCTCATCCTGGCCGCGTTCGCGGGGGCCATGGCCGCCATGGCCTTTGTGCTGGCGGTCTCCCGCCGGGTGCAGCGGATGAGCATCCTGGTCATCTGCGGCGTCATGATCGGCTACATCTGCTCGGCCATCACTGAATTTGTGGTGGCCTTTGCGCAGGACTCGAACATCGTCAACCTCCACAACTGGTCGCAGGGCAGCTTTTCCGGCATGACCTGGGGCAATGTCCGGGCGGCGGCGCTCGTAGTCCTGCCCGCGCTGGCGGCGGCGTTCTGCCTGTCGAAACCCATGTCCGCCTACCAGATGGGCGAGGCCTACGCCCAGAGCGTCGGCGTCAACGTCAAGCGGTTCTCCCGCACACTGGTGCTGCTCTCCAGCCTGCTGGCCGCCTGCGTCACGGCTTTTGCCGGGCCGATCTCCTTTGTGGGCATCGCGGTGCCGCACCTCGTCAAGCAGTTGCTGGGCAGCGCCCGGCCGCTGTTCGTCCTGCCGGGCTGCTGCCTGGGCGGGGCGGCGTTCTGCCTGCTGTGCGACCTCATCGCCCGCAGCCTGTTCGCCCCCACCGAGCTTTCCATCAGCGCCGTGACGGCGGTGTTCGGCGCACCGGTGGTCATCTGGCTGCTCATCCGCCGGAATCAGGAGGGTGCACGATGA
- the cobJ gene encoding precorrin-3B C(17)-methyltransferase encodes MMNTVFVVGLGPGGPQFLTAQAQSALTQAEVLCGYTVYLDLVRPYFPEKEYYSTGMTQEIDRCRWALETARRGKVVALVCSGDAGVYGMASPLLELAEQFPEVAVEVVPGLTAALSGGAVLGAPLAHDFCVISLSDRLTPWAVIERRLAAAAMGDFCVALYNPSSKGRPDYLARAVRILLDHGKPPQTVCGLVRNIGREGQTHRILILAELETAPVDMFTTVFIGNTATRQLGGKMVTPRGYRA; translated from the coding sequence ATGATGAACACCGTTTTTGTGGTCGGGCTTGGCCCCGGCGGCCCGCAGTTTCTGACCGCACAGGCGCAGAGCGCCTTAACGCAAGCCGAGGTGCTGTGCGGCTATACGGTCTATCTGGACCTTGTGCGCCCCTATTTCCCGGAAAAAGAATATTACTCCACCGGCATGACCCAGGAGATCGACCGCTGCCGCTGGGCGCTGGAAACGGCCCGGCGCGGCAAAGTCGTCGCGCTGGTCTGCTCCGGCGACGCCGGGGTCTACGGCATGGCCAGCCCCCTGCTGGAGCTGGCTGAGCAGTTCCCGGAGGTCGCCGTGGAGGTGGTGCCCGGCCTGACGGCGGCTCTCAGCGGCGGGGCCGTGCTGGGTGCCCCGCTGGCCCACGATTTCTGCGTCATCTCCCTGTCGGACCGGCTGACCCCCTGGGCCGTCATCGAGCGGCGGCTGGCGGCAGCAGCGATGGGCGATTTCTGCGTCGCACTGTACAACCCCTCCTCCAAGGGCAGGCCGGACTATCTGGCCAGAGCCGTCCGCATCCTGCTGGACCACGGCAAACCACCGCAGACCGTCTGCGGGCTGGTGCGGAACATCGGGCGGGAGGGGCAGACCCACCGCATCCTGATCCTAGCGGAACTGGAAACCGCCCCGGTGGATATGTTCACCACCGTCTTCATCGGCAACACCGCCACCCGGCAGCTGGGCGGAAAGATGGTCACACCGAGGGGGTATCGCGCATGA
- a CDS encoding ABC transporter substrate-binding protein: MKLTRQQFLKALPASALLLAGCAAKQTAPANTEALVFDHAYPLDYARQFTADCYEGGSTLLTLTGSGEQFLVLPEDAAEVDGLPAGVTALRQPVQNIYLVSTSVMDLFLHLDALDCITLSGTQAAGWHLDEASAAMEAGRIAYAGKYSAPDYEQILASNCGLAIENTMILHTPEVKEQLERFGIPVVVERSSYESSPLARMEWIKFWGILLGRETLAEQVFQKQVERIQPLLEQAPTGKTCAFFSITANNLANVRKGGDYVAQMIGMAGADYVFSDLTDSGNNLSTMNLPLEDFYAGAKDADVLIYNSTIEGMVATIDELVAKCALLADFRAVQSGNVWCTTQSFFQQSMELADFVIDLHRVLIEDAPDGLQFLTPVT, translated from the coding sequence ATGAAACTGACCAGACAACAATTCTTAAAAGCGCTCCCCGCCTCTGCGCTTCTGCTGGCGGGCTGTGCGGCAAAGCAGACGGCCCCGGCCAACACGGAAGCGCTGGTGTTCGACCACGCCTATCCGCTGGACTACGCCCGGCAGTTCACCGCCGACTGCTACGAAGGCGGTTCTACCCTGCTGACCCTGACCGGGTCTGGGGAACAGTTCCTCGTCCTGCCGGAAGACGCCGCCGAGGTGGACGGCCTGCCCGCCGGGGTCACGGCCCTGCGCCAGCCGGTGCAGAATATCTATCTCGTCTCCACCTCGGTGATGGACCTGTTCCTCCATCTGGACGCGCTGGACTGCATCACCCTCTCCGGCACCCAGGCCGCCGGCTGGCATCTCGACGAAGCCAGCGCCGCCATGGAGGCCGGGCGCATCGCCTACGCGGGCAAGTACAGCGCCCCGGACTATGAGCAGATTCTCGCTTCCAACTGCGGCCTTGCCATTGAGAACACAATGATCCTCCACACACCGGAGGTCAAGGAGCAGCTGGAACGGTTCGGCATCCCGGTGGTGGTGGAGCGCTCCAGCTACGAGAGCAGCCCGCTGGCCCGGATGGAGTGGATCAAGTTCTGGGGCATCCTGCTGGGCCGGGAGACCCTCGCCGAGCAGGTGTTCCAAAAGCAGGTGGAGCGCATCCAGCCGCTTCTGGAACAGGCCCCCACCGGCAAGACCTGTGCGTTCTTCTCCATCACGGCCAACAACCTCGCCAACGTCCGCAAGGGCGGCGACTATGTGGCCCAGATGATCGGGATGGCCGGGGCCGATTATGTGTTCTCCGACCTGACCGACAGCGGCAATAACCTTTCCACCATGAACCTCCCGCTGGAGGATTTCTACGCCGGGGCAAAAGACGCCGATGTTCTCATCTACAACAGCACCATTGAAGGCATGGTCGCCACCATCGACGAGCTGGTGGCAAAATGTGCCCTGCTGGCCGACTTCCGGGCCGTGCAGAGCGGGAACGTCTGGTGCACCACCCAGAGCTTTTTTCAGCAGAGCATGGAGCTGGCCGATTTTGTGATCGACCTGCACCGCGTTCTGATTGAGGACGCCCCCGACGGCCTGCAATTTCTGACACCGGTGACCTAA
- the cobK gene encoding precorrin-6A reductase has translation MKIVVFSGTTEGRLFSRQLAAQGAEVLVSVATPLGAEEQGRLQGVTVHCGRLTPEEMTTLLQGAALCVDATHPYAVDATKNIRSACKTACIEYHRLLRAESPLPAGSMVFPSAAHAAEFLANTCGNLLLATGAKELAAFSGIEPARLFPRVLPTPEGIAACETAHIPHKNIIAMQGPFSYALNRALLEQFHIRFLVTKDGGAAGGFAEKAQAAEDTGAQLIVLRRPAEQGETAEQILTRCKEVLAWSH, from the coding sequence ATGAAGATCGTCGTGTTCAGCGGCACCACCGAGGGCCGTCTGTTCTCCCGCCAGCTGGCCGCGCAGGGGGCCGAAGTCCTCGTCAGCGTGGCAACCCCGCTGGGAGCCGAAGAGCAGGGCCGTTTGCAGGGTGTCACCGTCCACTGCGGGCGGCTGACGCCGGAGGAAATGACCACCCTGCTGCAGGGGGCCGCCCTCTGCGTGGACGCCACCCATCCCTATGCGGTGGACGCCACCAAAAACATCCGGTCTGCGTGTAAAACCGCCTGCATCGAATACCACCGCCTGCTCCGGGCCGAAAGCCCGCTCCCGGCGGGGAGCATGGTCTTTCCGTCGGCCGCACACGCGGCAGAGTTTCTTGCAAACACCTGCGGCAATCTCCTGCTGGCCACCGGGGCCAAGGAGCTCGCGGCCTTTTCCGGCATCGAGCCTGCCCGCCTGTTTCCCCGTGTGCTGCCCACCCCGGAGGGCATCGCAGCCTGCGAGACCGCGCACATCCCCCACAAAAACATCATCGCGATGCAGGGTCCCTTCTCCTATGCGCTGAATCGGGCCCTGCTGGAGCAGTTCCACATCCGCTTCCTCGTCACAAAGGACGGCGGTGCAGCGGGCGGCTTTGCCGAGAAGGCACAGGCCGCAGAAGACACCGGCGCACAGCTCATCGTCCTCCGCCGCCCCGCAGAGCAGGGCGAAACGGCGGAGCAGATCCTGACCCGCTGCAAGGAGGTGCTGGCATGGTCACACTGA
- a CDS encoding cobalt-precorrin 5A hydrolase, which produces MSRAYAAFTETGLALAETLARALPGPVTRCGHGGPLLAEWTAAAFAQNEALIFVGAVGIAVRAIAPFCRSKASDPAVVVVDECGHFAVPLLSGHLGGANDLARAIAALCGAVPVITTATDAHGLFAVDEWARHHNCRVLEPERIKTVSGKLLAGEPVLFWSEFPIAGPAPAGVNAAPTPEAADFALTLSPAGNALHLTPRIGVLGIGCRRGTTAEQLEAAFSAFCAAHTLAPQCIAAAASIDLKQNEAGLLAFCAAHRWGLSFFSAEALQTAPGSFTPSAFVRNVTGVDNVCERAAVLASGGSIRIPKQAGGGVTFALALSPFAPDWRVLS; this is translated from the coding sequence ATGAGCCGCGCCTATGCCGCCTTTACCGAGACCGGGCTGGCGCTGGCAGAAACACTGGCGCGCGCGCTGCCCGGCCCTGTGACCCGCTGCGGGCACGGCGGGCCTTTGCTGGCAGAGTGGACCGCCGCCGCGTTTGCCCAAAACGAGGCCCTGATCTTTGTGGGGGCCGTGGGCATCGCGGTGCGGGCCATCGCGCCGTTTTGCCGCAGCAAGGCCAGCGACCCGGCGGTCGTGGTCGTGGATGAATGCGGACACTTTGCGGTGCCGCTGTTGTCCGGCCATCTGGGCGGTGCCAATGATCTGGCGCGGGCCATCGCCGCCCTCTGCGGGGCCGTCCCGGTCATCACCACGGCCACCGATGCCCACGGCCTCTTTGCCGTGGACGAGTGGGCAAGGCATCACAACTGCCGGGTGCTGGAACCCGAACGCATCAAGACCGTCAGCGGGAAACTGCTGGCCGGGGAGCCGGTCTTATTCTGGTCGGAGTTTCCCATCGCAGGCCCGGCCCCGGCCGGGGTGAATGCAGCACCAACGCCGGAAGCTGCCGACTTTGCCCTGACCCTCTCCCCTGCCGGGAATGCCTTGCATCTGACCCCGCGCATCGGGGTGCTGGGCATCGGGTGCCGGCGCGGGACGACGGCAGAGCAGCTGGAAGCCGCTTTTTCCGCCTTCTGTGCCGCCCACACGCTGGCCCCGCAGTGCATCGCAGCCGCCGCCAGCATCGACCTGAAGCAGAACGAGGCCGGGCTTCTTGCGTTCTGCGCGGCGCACCGGTGGGGCCTCTCGTTCTTCTCTGCCGAAGCGCTGCAGACCGCCCCCGGCAGCTTTACCCCTTCTGCCTTTGTCCGGAACGTCACCGGTGTGGACAATGTCTGCGAGCGGGCAGCCGTTCTGGCGTCCGGCGGGAGCATCCGCATCCCCAAACAGGCGGGCGGCGGCGTGACCTTTGCGCTGGCCCTTTCCCCCTTTGCCCCAGATTGGAGGGTTCTTTCATGA
- a CDS encoding iron transporter produces MHCKQFLSLSVASLLLAAALTGCGAASSTASSAAGSEAASSVASSAAASETAAAALPDGVYTADFDTDSGMFHANEACDGKGTLTVENGKMTFHVSLASKKIVNLYVGMAADADANKADWLLPTTDTVTYSDGTSEEVYGYDIPVAAVDEDFQLALLGTKGKWYDHTVSIRNAEPKAEAAAETPADGEYNVQVVLEGGSGRATVDSPAALTVADGKMTATIVWSSPNYDYMIVDGEKYLPTNTEGNSTFVIPVAALGTPLSVTADTVAMSTPHEIEYTLTFTLA; encoded by the coding sequence ATGCACTGCAAACAATTTCTTTCCCTGTCCGTCGCTTCCCTGCTGCTGGCTGCTGCCCTGACCGGCTGCGGGGCGGCCTCTTCCACTGCAAGCTCTGCCGCAGGCTCGGAGGCCGCTTCGTCCGTGGCCTCCTCTGCCGCTGCATCCGAGACCGCTGCCGCCGCTCTGCCGGACGGCGTCTATACCGCGGATTTCGACACCGACAGCGGCATGTTCCACGCGAACGAAGCCTGCGACGGCAAGGGCACTCTGACGGTCGAAAACGGCAAGATGACCTTCCACGTCAGCCTCGCTTCCAAGAAGATCGTCAACCTGTATGTCGGCATGGCCGCAGACGCCGACGCCAACAAAGCCGACTGGCTGCTGCCCACCACCGACACCGTCACCTACTCCGACGGCACCTCCGAAGAGGTCTACGGCTACGATATCCCCGTCGCCGCCGTGGACGAGGACTTCCAGCTGGCTCTTCTGGGCACCAAAGGCAAGTGGTACGACCACACCGTCAGCATCCGCAATGCGGAGCCCAAGGCGGAAGCAGCTGCTGAGACGCCCGCCGACGGCGAATACAACGTCCAGGTCGTGCTGGAAGGCGGTTCCGGCCGCGCCACGGTGGACAGCCCCGCCGCGCTGACCGTGGCCGACGGCAAGATGACCGCTACCATCGTCTGGAGCAGCCCCAACTACGACTACATGATCGTGGACGGCGAGAAGTATCTGCCCACCAACACCGAGGGCAACTCCACCTTCGTGATCCCCGTTGCCGCGCTGGGCACGCCTCTCTCCGTCACGGCCGACACCGTGGCCATGAGCACCCCCCACGAGATCGAATACACCCTGACGTTCACGCTGGCGTAA
- the cobM gene encoding precorrin-4 C(11)-methyltransferase, producing MVHFVGAGPGAPDLITQRGAALLQGADCIIYAGSLVNPALLGLAKPGCAIYNSAEMTLEQVLGVLRQMEAAGKTTVRLHTGDPCLFGAIREQMDALDADGIAYDDTPGVSSFCGAAAALNAEYTLPTVSQTVIITRMEGRTPVPERETLARLASHGATMVIFLSIGLVDKVQEALLQGAYTPGTPAAVVYKATWPEEKIVRCSVGTLAESVHAAGITKTALIVVGDFLGTRYERSRLYDPAFTTEFRKGADA from the coding sequence ATGGTACATTTTGTTGGTGCCGGGCCAGGCGCACCGGACCTCATCACCCAGCGCGGCGCGGCTCTGTTGCAGGGGGCCGACTGCATCATTTATGCGGGCAGCCTTGTCAACCCGGCCCTGCTGGGGCTGGCAAAGCCGGGCTGCGCCATCTACAACAGCGCCGAGATGACGCTGGAGCAGGTGCTCGGCGTGCTGCGGCAGATGGAAGCCGCCGGCAAGACCACCGTGCGGCTCCACACCGGCGACCCCTGCCTGTTCGGAGCCATCCGGGAGCAGATGGATGCGCTGGATGCCGACGGGATCGCTTACGATGACACGCCCGGCGTTTCCAGCTTCTGCGGCGCGGCGGCCGCACTGAACGCTGAGTACACCCTGCCCACCGTCAGCCAGACGGTCATTATCACCCGGATGGAGGGCCGCACCCCGGTGCCCGAACGGGAAACGCTGGCCCGCCTTGCTTCCCACGGGGCTACGATGGTCATCTTCCTCTCCATCGGTCTCGTTGACAAGGTGCAGGAGGCTCTGCTGCAAGGGGCCTACACCCCCGGAACGCCTGCCGCTGTGGTCTACAAAGCCACCTGGCCAGAAGAAAAGATCGTGCGGTGCAGCGTGGGAACGCTGGCCGAAAGCGTCCATGCAGCGGGCATCACCAAGACCGCGCTCATCGTGGTGGGCGACTTCCTCGGCACCCGGTATGAGCGCAGCCGACTCTACGACCCCGCTTTCACGACGGAGTTCCGCAAAGGAGCCGACGCATGA
- a CDS encoding sirohydrochlorin cobaltochelatase, with translation MRKRTLHKTAAALTALALCAGVLTGCGGAASSTAASSTAGSAAASSEVSSEEADELAAQNVADLIDAIYVQERTDDTDAQCAAAKAAWDALTDAQKELVEGEEADPDYFGRDTGDASQDDPRNADDIGENELLVVSFGTSFNASRAADIKGIEDALQAAYPDWSVRRAFTAQIIINHVQARDGEKIDNMQQAMDRAVANGVKNLVVQPTHLMHGAEYDEMMEMIDSYRDKFESVAVAEPLLGEVGADAAVINSDKEAVAKAITAAAVKDAGFDSLDAAAAEKTAFVFMGHGTSHTAKISYSQMQTTMQTLGYDNVFIGTVEGEPEETACENVIEAVKAAGYTKVVLRPLMVVAGDHANNDMAGADDDSWLSQFKASGAFEEVDTQIAGLGEISDIQQLYIAHTKAAIESLNG, from the coding sequence ATGAGAAAACGCACCCTCCACAAGACGGCGGCCGCCCTGACCGCCCTGGCACTCTGCGCCGGTGTTCTGACCGGCTGCGGCGGGGCCGCAAGTTCCACCGCTGCCTCCAGCACGGCAGGCTCTGCCGCTGCCAGCAGCGAAGTTTCAAGCGAGGAGGCCGATGAATTGGCCGCACAGAATGTCGCAGACCTGATCGACGCCATCTACGTGCAGGAGCGCACCGATGACACGGACGCCCAGTGCGCTGCCGCCAAGGCTGCCTGGGACGCCCTGACCGACGCCCAGAAGGAGCTGGTGGAAGGCGAAGAGGCCGACCCCGACTACTTTGGCCGCGACACCGGCGATGCCTCCCAGGATGACCCCCGCAACGCGGACGACATCGGCGAGAACGAGCTGCTGGTCGTCAGCTTCGGCACCTCCTTCAACGCCAGCCGCGCCGCCGACATCAAGGGCATCGAGGATGCTCTGCAGGCGGCCTATCCGGACTGGTCTGTCCGCCGCGCCTTCACCGCTCAGATCATCATCAACCATGTCCAGGCCCGCGACGGTGAGAAGATCGACAACATGCAGCAGGCCATGGACCGCGCTGTGGCCAACGGCGTGAAGAATCTGGTCGTCCAGCCCACCCACCTGATGCACGGTGCCGAGTACGACGAGATGATGGAGATGATCGACAGCTACCGCGACAAGTTCGAGTCCGTCGCGGTGGCCGAGCCCCTGCTGGGTGAGGTCGGCGCAGACGCCGCCGTCATCAACTCCGACAAGGAAGCCGTCGCCAAAGCCATCACCGCTGCTGCCGTGAAGGATGCCGGTTTCGACAGCCTGGATGCCGCCGCTGCCGAGAAGACCGCATTCGTCTTCATGGGCCACGGCACCTCGCACACCGCAAAGATCAGCTACAGCCAGATGCAGACCACCATGCAGACCCTCGGCTATGACAATGTCTTCATCGGCACTGTCGAGGGCGAGCCGGAGGAGACCGCCTGCGAGAACGTCATCGAGGCCGTCAAGGCTGCCGGTTACACCAAGGTCGTTCTGCGCCCGCTGATGGTCGTTGCCGGTGACCATGCCAACAACGATATGGCCGGTGCGGATGATGACTCCTGGCTGAGCCAGTTCAAGGCTTCCGGTGCATTCGAGGAAGTGGACACCCAGATCGCCGGTCTGGGCGAGATCTCCGACATCCAGCAGCTCTACATCGCACACACCAAGGCTGCGATCGAGTCCCTGAACGGCTGA
- the cbiD gene encoding cobalt-precorrin-5B (C(1))-methyltransferase CbiD: protein MAQKIADAVVCVSPQGVSGVLTPQEAFAPENLQTLYRLSREQYETLFGPPKPAKPRFEHYVRSGQKLLRCGYTTGTCAALGAAGAARLLLTGKAPETVALRTPKGIVVEVAPLFCRRAGPEAECAIEKDGGDDVDVTTGLPIVAAVELMPGTTEVRIAGGPGVGRVTRPGLDQPVGEAAINHVPRRMIAEALQREAETACYTGGFAVTLSIPGGEEVARRTFNPHIGVAGGLSILGTSGIVEPMSQQAILDTIQLEMNQAALRVQTEAGPRRLILAPGNYGLDYLGTAYPAFASIPVVKTSNFIGDTLDMAASAGFEDVLLVGHVGKLCKLAGGIMNTHSHTADCRTELFCTHAALCGASRETCRALFEAATTDACLDLLEAAGLRAPVLESLLAAVQLHLDRRAAGAFRVGAILFSNQHGPLGQTETAAQILNDWKER, encoded by the coding sequence ATGGCGCAGAAGATTGCGGACGCCGTGGTCTGCGTCTCCCCGCAGGGTGTCTCCGGCGTTCTGACGCCCCAGGAGGCTTTTGCGCCGGAGAACCTCCAGACCCTCTACCGCCTGAGCCGGGAGCAGTACGAAACGCTGTTCGGCCCCCCGAAGCCTGCGAAGCCAAGATTCGAGCACTACGTCCGCAGCGGGCAGAAACTGCTGCGCTGCGGCTACACCACCGGCACCTGTGCGGCGCTGGGCGCGGCGGGCGCGGCCCGGCTGCTGCTGACCGGCAAGGCCCCGGAGACGGTGGCGCTGCGCACACCGAAGGGCATCGTCGTGGAGGTAGCCCCGCTGTTCTGCCGCCGCGCCGGGCCGGAGGCCGAATGCGCCATTGAAAAGGACGGCGGCGACGATGTGGATGTGACCACCGGCCTGCCCATCGTCGCTGCGGTGGAGCTGATGCCCGGCACCACGGAAGTCCGCATCGCGGGCGGGCCGGGCGTAGGCCGGGTGACCCGGCCGGGGCTGGACCAGCCCGTAGGCGAAGCCGCCATCAACCACGTCCCCCGCCGGATGATCGCCGAAGCCCTGCAGCGGGAGGCCGAAACGGCCTGCTACACCGGCGGCTTCGCCGTGACCCTCTCCATTCCGGGCGGCGAAGAGGTGGCCCGGCGCACCTTCAACCCCCACATCGGGGTCGCGGGCGGGCTGTCCATCCTCGGCACCAGCGGCATCGTGGAGCCCATGAGCCAGCAGGCCATTCTGGACACCATCCAGCTGGAGATGAACCAGGCGGCGCTGCGCGTCCAAACCGAAGCCGGGCCACGGCGGCTCATCCTGGCTCCCGGCAACTATGGGCTGGACTACCTTGGCACGGCCTATCCGGCGTTCGCTTCCATCCCGGTCGTCAAGACCTCCAATTTCATCGGCGATACGCTGGATATGGCCGCTTCTGCCGGGTTTGAGGACGTGCTGCTCGTGGGCCATGTGGGCAAGCTCTGCAAGCTGGCGGGCGGCATCATGAACACCCACTCCCACACGGCGGACTGCCGCACCGAGCTGTTCTGCACCCATGCCGCCCTCTGCGGGGCCAGCCGGGAGACCTGCCGCGCCCTGTTCGAAGCCGCCACCACCGATGCCTGCCTCGACCTTCTGGAGGCGGCAGGCCTCCGCGCCCCGGTGCTGGAAAGCCTGCTGGCGGCGGTGCAGCTCCATCTGGACCGCCGCGCCGCCGGGGCGTTCCGGGTGGGTGCCATCCTCTTTTCGAACCAGCACGGCCCGCTGGGCCAGACTGAAACGGCGGCACAGATCCTGAACGACTGGAAGGAGCGATAA